In one Halosimplex halophilum genomic region, the following are encoded:
- a CDS encoding SPW repeat protein, translating to MSDRDDDTAASDRDGPGVSDGDDAGSYGGEPDDDVGAEGDRDQRAAGVDTAEPTVDTNPAEHGTWVSLATALLGAYLVASPWLFALEFGDTMGFNSVVVGVTLALLGGYNYARRAGERLGSVAAAGFVGLLGLWLLVSPWLFELDPDAAVAWNYVATGLLAGVLALYSGYEARDTDVEAPAE from the coding sequence ATGAGCGACCGAGACGACGACACCGCGGCGTCAGACAGGGACGGCCCGGGCGTGTCCGACGGGGACGACGCGGGGTCCTACGGGGGCGAGCCGGACGACGACGTGGGCGCGGAGGGGGACCGCGACCAGCGAGCGGCGGGCGTCGACACCGCGGAGCCGACGGTCGACACGAACCCGGCGGAACACGGGACGTGGGTGTCGCTGGCGACCGCGCTGCTGGGCGCGTACCTGGTCGCGTCGCCGTGGCTGTTCGCGCTGGAGTTCGGCGACACGATGGGGTTCAACAGCGTGGTCGTCGGGGTCACCCTGGCGCTGCTGGGCGGGTACAACTACGCCCGCCGGGCGGGCGAGCGCCTGGGGAGCGTCGCGGCCGCGGGGTTCGTCGGTCTGCTCGGGCTGTGGCTGCTCGTCTCCCCGTGGCTGTTCGAACTCGACCCCGACGCCGCCGTCGCGTGGAACTACGTCGCGACCGGGCTCCTGGCGGGCGTCCTGGCGCTCTACAGCGGCTACGAGGCTCGGGACACGGACGTCGAGGCGCCGGCCGAGTGA
- a CDS encoding cob(I)yrinic acid a,c-diamide adenosyltransferase, with translation MSDDASGDGADRSDPLEPRPIEPAAPEEFGLTQVWWGDGKGKTTAAMGMGMRAAGHGYRVHMLQFMKGGTSTVEDVRGEYNAIHALPGYSYENSGHYGWHRFHDGTDDDEHAARAKGGFERAKELVAAAGEADLSAPLPLDGPADDGVHMLILDEICYAGNRGLVDPDDVRELVESKPDDLELVLTGGHERPAFVTDLADLVTNVRKEAHPIESGHSARKGTEY, from the coding sequence ATGAGCGACGACGCGTCCGGCGACGGAGCCGACCGTAGCGACCCGCTGGAGCCCCGACCCATCGAACCGGCGGCGCCCGAGGAGTTCGGGCTGACGCAGGTCTGGTGGGGCGACGGCAAGGGCAAGACGACCGCCGCGATGGGCATGGGGATGCGCGCGGCCGGCCACGGCTACCGCGTCCACATGCTCCAGTTCATGAAGGGCGGGACGAGTACTGTGGAAGACGTGCGCGGCGAGTACAACGCCATCCACGCCCTGCCGGGGTACTCCTACGAGAACAGCGGCCACTACGGCTGGCACCGCTTCCACGACGGCACCGACGACGACGAGCACGCCGCCCGCGCGAAGGGCGGGTTCGAGCGCGCGAAGGAACTCGTGGCGGCCGCCGGCGAGGCCGACCTGTCCGCGCCCCTGCCGCTCGACGGCCCCGCCGACGACGGCGTCCACATGCTGATCCTCGACGAGATCTGTTACGCGGGCAACCGCGGCCTCGTCGACCCCGACGACGTGCGGGAGCTGGTCGAGTCCAAGCCCGACGACCTGGAACTCGTCCTGACCGGGGGGCACGAGCGACCGGCGTTCGTGACCGACCTCGCGGACCTGGTGACCAACGTCCGCAAGGAGGCCCACCCCATCGAGTCGGGCCACAGCGCCCGCAAGGGCACCGAGTACTGA
- a CDS encoding CobD/CbiB family cobalamin biosynthesis protein: MSLSAGAVGLALALDAAVGEPPTRTHPVAWFGRLVGPLDRAWAHPRVVGVLATVALPLAAALAVGVAVAGAGAWRPVAGAVAGGVALFLTTSLRRLLAVAREVTALTETDPEAARSELRALAGRDAAALSPGEVRSAVVESVAENLADGLVAPLGAFAALAVAADAVLSAGPLSAPPASVDPAVAAVALGAAGAAWVKAVNTMDSMLGYRSKPVGWAPARLDDAVMWLPARASAVLIAAAALSPGSLRAAHRWLDRVPSPNSGWPMGTVAAALSVRLVKPGAYDINADAALPTVDDAERAVRRVGLAGGLAYLGAGAVTYLTGGVVTWV, encoded by the coding sequence ATGTCGCTGAGCGCCGGCGCGGTCGGGCTTGCGCTCGCGCTCGACGCGGCCGTCGGCGAGCCGCCGACCCGCACCCACCCGGTCGCCTGGTTCGGCCGGCTGGTCGGACCGCTGGACCGCGCGTGGGCCCACCCGCGGGTCGTCGGTGTGCTCGCGACGGTCGCGCTTCCCCTCGCGGCGGCGTTGGCCGTCGGCGTCGCCGTCGCGGGAGCGGGCGCCTGGCGGCCGGTCGCTGGCGCCGTCGCCGGCGGGGTCGCCCTGTTCCTGACGACGAGTCTCCGGCGGCTGCTCGCCGTCGCCCGCGAGGTGACGGCGCTGACCGAGACGGACCCGGAGGCGGCGCGGTCGGAGCTGCGCGCGCTGGCCGGCCGGGACGCCGCGGCGCTGTCGCCCGGCGAGGTGCGGAGCGCGGTCGTCGAGAGCGTCGCCGAGAACCTCGCGGACGGGCTGGTCGCGCCGCTGGGCGCGTTCGCCGCCCTGGCGGTCGCCGCCGACGCCGTGCTGTCGGCGGGGCCGCTGTCCGCACCCCCGGCGAGCGTCGACCCCGCCGTCGCGGCGGTCGCGCTCGGCGCGGCGGGGGCGGCGTGGGTCAAGGCCGTGAACACGATGGACTCGATGCTCGGCTACCGCTCGAAACCCGTCGGGTGGGCGCCCGCGCGGCTGGACGACGCCGTGATGTGGCTCCCCGCGCGGGCGAGCGCGGTCCTGATCGCCGCCGCGGCGCTGTCGCCGGGGTCGCTCCGCGCCGCGCACCGCTGGCTCGACCGCGTCCCCTCGCCGAACTCCGGGTGGCCGATGGGGACCGTCGCCGCCGCGCTGAGCGTGCGGCTCGTCAAGCCGGGCGCCTACGACATCAACGCCGACGCGGCGCTGCCGACGGTCGACGACGCCGAGCGGGCGGTCCGCCGGGTCGGGCTGGCCGGCGGACTGGCGTACCTGGGTGCGGGCGCGGTGACGTACCTGACTGGGGGGGTGGTCACGTGGGTCTGA
- a CDS encoding aminotransferase class I/II-fold pyridoxal phosphate-dependent enzyme, producing the protein MDNEAVARLAGSGVVHGSSDDPDALDFSANVNPEVPDGVAETYAGALDDSRTYPPEDYPEYRRAAARYADCEAGDVVPTAGGLAAIRLAVAVTVDPGDRALVPAPTFGEYALEVELQGGEAVTADHDAVPGRDPGEFALAILCNPNNPTGDAYEPGALADFADRCRAAGTPLLVDEAFLGFTDRPSLAGEPGVVVARSLTKLFGLPGLRAGFAVATGELGERIRTAAITWGLGWPAAAVGAHCMDRPGFVAETRDRVASERERLRAAFDRDPRFSVYEPEPPMEDATAPFLLVDCGSEESVEELLSRARAAGIELRDARSFAGLDSHVRVAVRTADDHDRLLGALDVRE; encoded by the coding sequence ATGGACAACGAGGCGGTCGCGCGGCTCGCCGGGAGCGGGGTGGTCCACGGGAGCAGCGACGACCCCGACGCGCTCGATTTCAGCGCGAACGTCAACCCGGAGGTCCCCGACGGCGTCGCCGAGACCTACGCGGGCGCGCTCGACGACTCACGGACGTACCCGCCGGAGGACTACCCCGAGTATCGGCGGGCCGCGGCGCGGTACGCCGACTGCGAGGCCGGCGACGTGGTCCCGACCGCGGGCGGGCTGGCGGCCATCCGGCTGGCCGTCGCGGTGACGGTCGACCCCGGCGACCGGGCGCTGGTCCCCGCGCCGACGTTCGGCGAGTACGCCCTCGAGGTCGAACTGCAGGGCGGCGAAGCGGTGACGGCCGACCACGACGCCGTCCCCGGCCGCGACCCCGGCGAGTTCGCGCTCGCGATCCTCTGCAATCCGAACAACCCGACCGGCGACGCCTACGAACCGGGGGCCCTGGCCGACTTCGCCGACCGCTGTCGCGCGGCCGGGACGCCGCTGCTCGTCGACGAGGCGTTCCTGGGATTCACGGACCGACCGTCGCTGGCGGGCGAGCCGGGCGTGGTCGTCGCGCGGTCGCTGACGAAACTGTTCGGGCTGCCGGGGCTGCGGGCGGGCTTCGCCGTCGCGACGGGCGAACTGGGTGAGCGGATCCGCACTGCGGCGATCACCTGGGGGCTCGGCTGGCCGGCCGCCGCCGTCGGTGCGCACTGTATGGACCGTCCGGGATTCGTCGCGGAGACGCGCGACCGCGTCGCGAGCGAGCGCGAGCGACTGCGGGCGGCCTTCGATCGGGACCCGCGGTTCTCGGTGTACGAACCCGAACCCCCGATGGAAGACGCGACCGCGCCGTTCCTCCTCGTCGACTGCGGGAGCGAGGAGAGCGTCGAGGAGTTGCTCTCGCGGGCGCGGGCGGCCGGCATCGAACTCCGGGACGCCCGGTCGTTCGCGGGGCTGGACTCGCACGTCCGGGTCGCCGTCCGGACGGCCGACGACCACGACCGCCTGCTGGGGGCGCTGGATGTTCGAGAGTGA
- a CDS encoding formate/nitrite transporter family protein: MSKQLTPGEIFDRAVEEGDRRLDQSALELVSTSFIAGFTVLFGIVALGIVEGLVEPAVGHAAKVAGALAFAPGLVFLVAGQTELFNENFSDPAAAAVERGVAALPSLLRLWALTFVFNLLGGGLLALVFAVEGAIPPAGADALQRFAEETAHRPAHTWFTRGVAGGALVSLLSFLVVSVRSDGSRLWLAYAVGFLLALGPFDHVVVSVLHLVLGRLLGAAVGWGTLGALTAVVTAGNFVGGLGLVTVTHVTQAMGADTAGESGESEE, encoded by the coding sequence GTGAGCAAGCAGCTGACACCCGGTGAGATCTTCGACCGGGCCGTCGAGGAAGGCGACCGTCGGCTCGACCAGTCGGCGCTCGAACTCGTCTCGACGAGTTTCATCGCGGGCTTTACCGTCCTGTTCGGCATCGTCGCGCTGGGCATCGTCGAGGGGCTCGTCGAGCCGGCCGTCGGCCACGCCGCCAAGGTCGCCGGCGCGCTCGCCTTCGCGCCCGGGCTCGTCTTTCTCGTCGCCGGCCAGACCGAGCTGTTCAACGAGAACTTCTCCGACCCGGCCGCGGCCGCCGTCGAGCGCGGCGTCGCCGCGCTGCCGTCGCTGCTCCGCCTGTGGGCGCTCACGTTCGTCTTCAACCTCCTCGGCGGCGGCCTGCTGGCGCTCGTGTTCGCCGTCGAGGGCGCGATCCCCCCGGCCGGGGCCGACGCGCTCCAGCGCTTCGCCGAGGAGACCGCACACCGGCCCGCACACACCTGGTTCACCCGCGGCGTCGCCGGCGGCGCGCTCGTGAGCCTGCTCTCCTTTCTCGTGGTCTCGGTTCGGAGCGACGGGAGCCGGCTGTGGCTCGCCTACGCCGTCGGCTTTCTGCTCGCGCTCGGCCCGTTCGACCACGTCGTCGTCTCCGTCCTCCATCTCGTCCTCGGACGGCTGCTGGGCGCGGCGGTCGGCTGGGGGACGCTCGGCGCGCTGACCGCCGTCGTCACCGCCGGCAACTTCGTCGGCGGCCTCGGCCTCGTCACCGTCACCCACGTCACACAGGCGATGGGCGCCGACACCGCCGGGGAGTCCGGGGAATCCGAGGAGTGA
- a CDS encoding HAD family hydrolase, translating into MAVSVDLFGTLVAVSRPAEPADAVARELRERGVAVPDDWATAYREPQVTVEAGAELPLSEHVREALASRGVDADAETVAAAVRGAFDGPVETREGAETAVAAAAERGPVGVLSNCSVAGLVERTLRRSALDPDRFDAVVASVDCGYRKPDRRAFEAVAGALDVAVADLVHVGDDPATDGGAEDAGARSVLLTDTDLADLPGELEAMGCR; encoded by the coding sequence GTGGCAGTCTCCGTCGACCTGTTCGGCACGCTCGTCGCCGTCTCCCGGCCGGCCGAGCCCGCCGACGCGGTCGCTCGCGAACTCCGCGAGCGCGGCGTCGCGGTCCCCGACGACTGGGCGACGGCCTACCGCGAGCCGCAGGTCACCGTCGAGGCGGGCGCGGAGCTCCCGCTGTCCGAGCACGTCCGGGAGGCGCTCGCGAGCCGCGGCGTCGACGCCGACGCAGAGACGGTCGCCGCGGCGGTTCGCGGGGCGTTCGACGGGCCGGTCGAGACTCGCGAAGGCGCCGAGACCGCCGTCGCGGCCGCCGCCGAGCGCGGGCCGGTCGGCGTGCTCTCGAACTGCAGCGTCGCGGGGCTGGTCGAGCGGACGCTACGGCGGTCGGCCCTCGACCCCGACCGGTTCGACGCGGTCGTCGCCAGCGTCGACTGCGGGTACCGCAAGCCCGACCGCCGCGCGTTCGAGGCCGTCGCCGGGGCCCTGGACGTGGCGGTCGCGGACCTGGTCCACGTCGGCGACGACCCCGCGACCGACGGCGGCGCCGAGGACGCCGGCGCGCGGAGCGTCCTCCTGACCGACACCGACCTGGCGGACCTCCCCGGGGAGCTGGAGGCGATGGGATGTCGCTGA
- a CDS encoding adenosylcobinamide amidohydrolase, with the protein MFESEVSAGVLRVRRPDTRWLSTGFSGGYRRADAAYNCTVPEGFDRTDLAAYVAERRERAGFPDEGPAMLTGVEVRHARRARLTGVEVVATAGVSNPAALPMGDGVEAEPEDAAMRSRSGDDPPRPGTVNLVVGTTRALEEGALATLLATAVEAKTATLLAETGFTGTTSDAVVVGSDPAGESAAFAGSATPVGRAARVCVRDAVRASLAARYEGADGAAVPESVGTAEYGAVSDGEPTVSRVDR; encoded by the coding sequence ATGTTCGAGAGTGAGGTGTCCGCGGGCGTGTTGCGGGTTCGGCGGCCGGACACCCGCTGGCTCTCGACGGGCTTCTCGGGCGGGTACCGCCGGGCCGACGCCGCGTACAACTGCACGGTCCCCGAGGGGTTCGACCGGACGGACCTGGCCGCCTACGTCGCCGAGCGCCGCGAGCGGGCGGGCTTTCCCGACGAGGGGCCGGCGATGCTGACCGGCGTCGAGGTCCGCCACGCCCGCCGCGCCCGCCTGACCGGCGTCGAGGTCGTGGCGACCGCGGGCGTCTCGAACCCGGCCGCGCTGCCGATGGGTGACGGGGTCGAGGCGGAACCGGAGGACGCCGCGATGCGCTCCCGCAGCGGCGACGATCCCCCACGGCCGGGGACGGTGAACCTCGTCGTCGGGACGACGCGGGCGCTGGAGGAGGGTGCGCTCGCGACGCTGCTGGCGACGGCCGTCGAGGCCAAGACCGCGACGCTGCTGGCCGAGACGGGCTTCACGGGGACGACTTCCGATGCGGTCGTCGTCGGCTCGGACCCGGCGGGCGAGTCTGCGGCGTTCGCCGGCAGCGCGACGCCCGTGGGGCGGGCCGCCCGGGTCTGCGTGCGCGACGCCGTCCGGGCGAGCCTCGCCGCGCGGTACGAGGGGGCCGACGGAGCGGCCGTCCCCGAGAGCGTGGGGACGGCCGAGTACGGCGCGGTCTCCGACGGCGAACCGACGGTCTCGCGGGTCGACAGGTAG
- a CDS encoding double zinc ribbon domain-containing protein, giving the protein MSKITFRADDDLIERLEEFDASKSEIMREALREYLGDASDARPSASPTPTSTAEASDTSESIDDLIAERVDAIVADRLEGAFTPSQPQDINVNIALDGENAGASSAEADASPAPETGASNADPGRKTGADAGENAPEDAERSCAKCGETVSAGHVYCPNCGEKASHRVFCDCGDELRSDWAFCPSCGRRTPAADVLDQP; this is encoded by the coding sequence ATGAGCAAGATAACCTTCCGCGCGGACGACGACCTCATCGAGCGACTCGAGGAGTTCGACGCCTCGAAGAGCGAGATCATGCGGGAGGCCCTGCGGGAGTACCTCGGCGACGCGTCGGACGCGCGGCCGAGCGCGTCGCCGACGCCGACCTCGACTGCGGAGGCGTCGGACACGAGCGAGTCCATCGACGACCTCATCGCCGAGCGCGTCGACGCCATCGTCGCCGACCGGCTGGAGGGCGCGTTTACGCCGAGCCAGCCGCAGGACATCAACGTAAACATCGCTCTCGACGGCGAAAACGCCGGTGCGAGCAGTGCCGAGGCGGACGCCTCACCGGCCCCAGAGACGGGGGCGTCCAACGCCGACCCCGGTCGTAAGACAGGCGCGGACGCGGGCGAAAACGCGCCCGAGGACGCGGAACGCTCGTGCGCCAAATGCGGCGAAACCGTCTCCGCTGGGCACGTTTACTGCCCGAACTGCGGGGAGAAGGCGTCCCACCGCGTCTTCTGTGACTGCGGCGACGAGCTCCGGTCGGACTGGGCCTTCTGCCCCAGTTGCGGCCGCCGCACCCCCGCAGCGGACGTGCTCGATCAGCCGTGA
- a CDS encoding NTP transferase domain-containing protein — translation MCGGKGTRLDYDGEKPLFPVGGEPMVDRVLAALADSRVDRVYAVVSPHAPETAAHVDCPTIETPGEGYVADLQHALADDRVDGPVVTVAADLPLLDAEAVDGVLDAYESGSLTVATPTFLKSALGVSVDTTFVHDGEELAPAGVNVVGDGPDRTLVRDDARLAVNVNRREDAEVAERLLL, via the coding sequence ATCTGCGGCGGGAAGGGCACCCGACTCGACTACGACGGCGAGAAGCCCCTCTTTCCCGTCGGCGGCGAGCCGATGGTCGACCGGGTGCTGGCGGCGCTGGCGGACAGCCGGGTCGACCGCGTCTACGCCGTCGTCTCGCCGCACGCGCCGGAGACCGCGGCCCACGTGGACTGCCCGACCATCGAGACGCCCGGCGAGGGGTACGTCGCGGACCTGCAGCACGCGCTGGCCGACGACCGGGTCGACGGGCCGGTGGTGACCGTCGCCGCGGACCTGCCGCTGCTGGACGCCGAGGCGGTCGACGGCGTCCTCGACGCCTACGAGTCGGGGTCGCTGACCGTCGCGACGCCGACCTTCCTCAAGAGCGCGCTCGGCGTGAGCGTCGACACGACCTTCGTCCACGACGGCGAGGAGCTCGCTCCGGCCGGGGTCAACGTCGTCGGCGACGGTCCCGACCGGACGCTCGTCCGCGACGACGCGCGGCTGGCGGTCAACGTCAACCGCCGCGAGGACGCCGAGGTCGCCGAGCGACTCCTGCTCTGA
- a CDS encoding hydrogenase maturation nickel metallochaperone HypA, with translation MGVLERAKRASGLSKSEASPYLCLACETQFDVQYHTCPVCGKYDIRRAKWVNAGGSR, from the coding sequence ATGGGCGTCTTGGAACGGGCCAAACGCGCTTCAGGGCTGTCGAAGTCCGAGGCGTCGCCGTACCTGTGTCTCGCCTGCGAGACGCAGTTCGACGTCCAGTATCACACCTGTCCGGTCTGTGGGAAGTACGACATCCGACGGGCCAAGTGGGTGAACGCGGGCGGCAGCCGCTGA
- a CDS encoding proteasome assembly chaperone family protein produces the protein MTHRPEPAAFEASRDLDTAGSTVLVGLPGLGLAGVIAVEHVADEFGLAERGHFDSERFPHVATYAEGRVRESVRVYAGEGGEGANVTALLSDLVFPPRSFGALAEGVVEHLTDGCDQVVIPIGAPYESVEDHAAVTAVATTDSLERTLRDAGVPPAPGVGTIGGPTGAIVDACVREGVPAVALVVGVEPYRPDPAAASALLREGLEPVVDATFDTSDLEASADALAAGMAEMARQMQRVDAQEGFQRPPPEDDEPSMFQ, from the coding sequence ATGACACACAGACCCGAACCCGCGGCGTTCGAGGCGAGCCGCGACCTCGACACCGCGGGCTCGACGGTGCTGGTCGGCCTGCCAGGGCTCGGGCTCGCCGGCGTCATCGCGGTCGAGCACGTCGCCGACGAATTCGGACTCGCCGAGCGGGGCCACTTCGACTCGGAACGGTTCCCCCACGTCGCCACCTACGCCGAGGGGCGCGTCCGCGAGTCGGTCCGGGTGTACGCCGGCGAAGGCGGCGAGGGCGCGAACGTGACGGCGCTGCTGTCGGATCTGGTGTTCCCCCCGCGCTCGTTCGGCGCGCTGGCCGAGGGCGTCGTCGAACACCTGACCGACGGCTGCGACCAGGTGGTCATCCCCATCGGCGCGCCCTACGAGTCCGTCGAGGACCACGCGGCGGTGACCGCCGTCGCCACGACCGACTCGCTGGAACGGACCCTGCGCGACGCCGGCGTCCCGCCCGCGCCGGGCGTGGGCACCATCGGCGGTCCGACGGGGGCCATCGTCGACGCCTGCGTCCGCGAGGGCGTCCCCGCCGTCGCCCTCGTCGTCGGCGTCGAACCGTATCGCCCGGACCCCGCCGCCGCGAGCGCGCTCCTCCGGGAGGGCCTCGAACCCGTCGTCGACGCGACGTTCGACACGAGCGACCTCGAAGCCAGCGCGGACGCGCTCGCCGCCGGGATGGCCGAGATGGCCCGTCAGATGCAGCGCGTCGACGCCCAGGAGGGCTTCCAGCGCCCGCCGCCGGAGGACGACGAACCGAGCATGTTCCAGTAG
- the cobS gene encoding adenosylcobinamide-GDP ribazoletransferase has product MGLSGGLTAVRGALGFLSRLPVGRDERAWEAFRRAPWTLPVAGYLLGALVAVPVAVGVAAPVPAVTVALAYLLAVVALTGINHFDGVADLGDAAVVHGDAERRREVMGDTVLGVGGTLALAAVVAGLALAGTGLAALPVAAAAGLVVAAEVAAKAAMAMLVALGSAAHDGFGAAVADETPPRGLVAPLALAVPAVALTLPSLAAAAALASALVVAVALLWWARERLGGVTGDVVGGANELARVVALHAGLVAWRADLATPAALGESVGLGEVVAWTPW; this is encoded by the coding sequence GTGGGTCTGAGCGGCGGACTGACGGCGGTCCGCGGCGCGCTGGGCTTTCTCTCCCGGCTGCCCGTCGGCCGCGACGAGCGCGCCTGGGAGGCGTTCCGCCGGGCCCCGTGGACGCTGCCGGTCGCGGGCTACCTGCTGGGCGCGCTCGTCGCCGTCCCGGTCGCGGTCGGCGTCGCCGCACCCGTGCCCGCGGTGACGGTCGCGCTCGCGTACCTCCTCGCCGTCGTCGCGCTGACGGGGATCAACCACTTCGACGGCGTCGCGGACCTGGGCGACGCGGCGGTCGTCCACGGCGACGCCGAGCGCCGCCGGGAGGTGATGGGCGACACCGTCCTGGGCGTGGGCGGGACGCTCGCGCTCGCGGCGGTGGTGGCCGGGCTGGCGCTCGCAGGGACGGGACTCGCGGCGCTGCCGGTCGCCGCCGCTGCGGGGCTGGTCGTCGCCGCGGAGGTCGCGGCGAAGGCCGCGATGGCGATGCTGGTCGCGCTGGGTTCGGCGGCCCACGACGGCTTCGGCGCCGCGGTCGCCGACGAGACGCCGCCCCGCGGGCTGGTCGCCCCGCTCGCGCTCGCCGTGCCTGCGGTCGCACTGACGCTCCCGTCGCTCGCGGCCGCCGCGGCGCTCGCGAGCGCCCTGGTGGTCGCGGTCGCGCTCCTGTGGTGGGCCCGCGAGCGGCTGGGCGGCGTGACCGGCGACGTGGTCGGCGGGGCGAACGAGCTCGCGCGGGTGGTCGCGCTCCACGCCGGGCTGGTCGCCTGGCGCGCGGACCTCGCGACCCCCGCGGCGCTCGGGGAGTCGGTGGGGCTCGGGGAGGTGGTCGCGTGGACGCCCTGGTGA
- a CDS encoding class I SAM-dependent methyltransferase, translating to MSDDHYDDLAADWSDYAEVPWRAQVLWPTLTDLLPDLDGLRVLDAGCGDGYHAARLADRGADVLGVDASEAMVDRARERYGDRVDFRRGDLAEGLDYPDDGGFDLILCQHVLSHVADLEPVAAEFARLLRPGGGVVLSTHHPFHEYLVVREESYPDARAIDGLDAQPAIDADGRSPTYADTERYELYWGGEVPAEGSDGDDDGVAEPTVFHRRPLDALAGPLFDAGFALADLREPDLSERLDPELVDEVPELLDRPPRSLCLRAELTE from the coding sequence ATGTCCGACGACCACTACGACGACCTCGCAGCGGACTGGAGCGACTACGCGGAGGTACCGTGGCGCGCACAAGTCCTCTGGCCGACGCTGACCGACCTGCTCCCCGACCTCGACGGGCTCCGGGTCCTCGACGCCGGCTGCGGCGACGGCTACCACGCGGCCCGACTCGCCGACCGCGGCGCCGACGTGCTCGGCGTCGACGCGAGCGAGGCGATGGTCGACCGCGCCCGCGAGCGCTACGGCGACCGCGTCGACTTCCGCCGCGGCGACCTCGCCGAGGGACTCGACTACCCCGACGACGGCGGTTTCGACCTGATACTCTGCCAGCACGTGCTCTCGCACGTCGCCGACCTCGAACCGGTCGCCGCCGAGTTCGCCCGCCTGCTCCGCCCCGGCGGCGGGGTCGTCCTGTCGACGCACCACCCATTCCACGAGTATCTCGTCGTCCGCGAGGAGTCCTATCCCGACGCCCGTGCTATCGACGGGCTCGACGCCCAGCCCGCAATCGACGCCGATGGCCGCTCCCCCACCTACGCCGACACCGAACGCTACGAGCTCTACTGGGGCGGTGAAGTACCCGCGGAAGGATCGGACGGGGACGACGACGGGGTAGCGGAGCCCACGGTCTTCCACCGGCGGCCGCTCGACGCGCTCGCCGGCCCGCTGTTCGACGCCGGCTTCGCGCTGGCGGACCTCCGGGAGCCCGACCTGTCCGAGCGGCTCGACCCGGAACTGGTGGACGAGGTTCCGGAGTTGCTCGACCGACCGCCCCGGTCGCTCTGTCTCCGCGCCGAGCTCACCGAGTAG
- a CDS encoding ABC transporter ATP-binding protein: MSPERPPDGPAIETADLTKWFGDVLAVDGLDLSIDRGEVYGFLGPNGSGKTTTMRMLTTLTRPSSGSARVMGIDVADRRELISVVGYLPEEPPLFDELTAREQLRHVAALHDVPRERARDRIDRYLDRFSLAGEADRRLEGFSTGMRKKVGLIATVIHEPPVLFLDEPTSGLDPRAARTVKDLIAELSGGETTVFLSTHILPVVDELADRVGVLHRGDLVAEGPPDRLKQRAERGEAGSLEDVFLEVTTDHAEEATATGASAADRDATAPDSQR; the protein is encoded by the coding sequence ATGTCCCCTGAACGTCCCCCGGACGGGCCCGCGATCGAGACGGCGGACCTGACGAAGTGGTTCGGCGACGTGCTGGCGGTCGACGGCCTCGACCTCTCGATCGACCGCGGCGAGGTGTACGGCTTCCTCGGGCCGAACGGCTCGGGGAAGACGACGACGATGCGGATGCTGACGACGCTCACCCGGCCGTCCAGCGGGTCGGCGCGGGTGATGGGCATCGACGTGGCCGACCGGCGGGAGCTGATCTCGGTGGTGGGCTATCTCCCCGAGGAGCCGCCGCTGTTCGACGAGCTGACCGCCCGCGAGCAGCTGCGCCACGTCGCCGCCCTCCACGACGTGCCCCGCGAGCGGGCCCGCGACCGCATCGACCGCTACCTCGACCGCTTCTCGCTGGCCGGCGAGGCCGACCGCCGACTGGAGGGCTTCTCGACGGGGATGCGCAAGAAAGTCGGACTGATCGCGACGGTGATCCACGAGCCGCCCGTCCTGTTCCTCGACGAGCCGACGAGCGGGCTCGACCCGCGGGCCGCCCGCACGGTCAAGGACCTCATCGCAGAGCTCTCGGGCGGCGAGACGACTGTCTTCCTCTCGACGCACATCCTGCCGGTCGTCGACGAGCTGGCCGACCGGGTTGGGGTGCTCCACCGCGGCGACCTGGTCGCGGAGGGGCCGCCCGACCGGCTCAAGCAGCGCGCCGAGCGCGGGGAGGCCGGGTCGCTGGAGGACGTGTTCCTCGAAGTGACCACCGACCACGCCGAGGAGGCGACGGCGACCGGGGCGAGCGCGGCCGACCGGGACGCGACGGCGCCGGACTCCCAGCGATGA